The following proteins come from a genomic window of Thermus sp. LT1-2-5:
- a CDS encoding ParB/RepB/Spo0J family partition protein, producing MSKKASGLGKGLEALLPKSPGGAVRLPLAAIRPNPNQPRRRFTEESLRELAASIREKGLLQPLLVRPKGDGYELVAGERRYRAALLAGLEEVPALVRDLTDQEALELALVENLQREDLSPVEEARGYQALVQMGLTQEEVAKKVGKARPTVANALRLLQLPEEVLAALEEGKITAGHARALLMLEPEDRLWGLKEILEKGLSVRQAEALRERLFRERKKVEPSPLALELSRHLGLPVRVVGEKRGKVVIHFRSEEELALLLERLGYQA from the coding sequence GTGTCCAAGAAGGCTAGCGGCTTAGGGAAGGGCCTCGAGGCCCTCTTGCCCAAGTCCCCCGGGGGGGCGGTGCGTCTGCCCCTCGCCGCCATCCGCCCTAACCCCAACCAGCCGAGGCGCCGTTTCACTGAGGAAAGTCTGCGGGAGCTGGCCGCCTCCATCCGGGAAAAGGGCCTTCTCCAGCCCCTCTTAGTGCGGCCCAAGGGGGACGGGTACGAGCTGGTGGCCGGGGAAAGGCGCTATAGGGCGGCCCTATTGGCGGGGCTTGAGGAGGTGCCCGCTCTTGTGCGGGATCTCACGGACCAGGAAGCCCTGGAGCTCGCCCTAGTGGAAAACCTACAGCGGGAAGACCTCTCCCCCGTGGAGGAGGCCCGGGGTTACCAGGCCCTGGTGCAGATGGGCCTCACCCAGGAGGAGGTGGCGAAAAAGGTGGGCAAGGCCCGGCCCACCGTGGCCAACGCCTTACGCCTCTTGCAGCTTCCCGAGGAGGTCTTGGCGGCCTTGGAGGAGGGGAAGATCACGGCCGGCCACGCCCGGGCCCTGTTGATGCTGGAGCCCGAGGATCGGCTTTGGGGACTTAAGGAAATCCTGGAAAAAGGCCTTTCCGTGCGCCAGGCGGAGGCGCTAAGGGAGCGCCTTTTCCGGGAACGGAAAAAGGTAGAGCCTTCCCCTTTGGCCCTGGAGCTTTCCCGGCACCTGGGCCTGCCGGTGCGGGTGGTGGGGGAGAAGAGGGGAAAGGTGGTGATCCACTTCCGCTCGGAGGAGGAGCTGGCCCTCCTCTTGGAGCGCCTGGGCTACCAGGCGTAG
- the soj gene encoding chromosome-partitioning ATPase Soj, which translates to MLKAKVRRIALVNQKGGVGKTTTAINLAAYLARMGKRVLLVDLDPQGNATSGLGVRAGRGVYHLLQGARLEELVQAVDGFHLLPSTPELVGATVELAEAPTALREVLEDRGYEFILLDVPPSLSPITLNALAAAEGVVVPVQAEYYALEGVAGLLATLDEVRSRINPSLRLLGILITMYDGRTLLSQQVEAQLRAHFGEKVFWTVVPRNVRLAEAPSFGRTIAQHAPTSPGAHAYRRLAEEVIARVQEG; encoded by the coding sequence ATGCTAAAGGCCAAGGTGCGGCGCATCGCCTTGGTCAACCAAAAGGGAGGGGTGGGAAAGACCACCACCGCCATCAACCTGGCCGCCTATCTGGCCCGCATGGGCAAGCGGGTCCTCCTGGTGGACCTGGACCCCCAGGGGAACGCCACCAGCGGCCTAGGGGTGCGGGCGGGGCGGGGCGTGTACCACCTGCTCCAGGGTGCAAGGCTGGAGGAATTGGTCCAGGCGGTGGACGGTTTCCACCTCCTCCCCTCCACCCCGGAGCTGGTGGGGGCCACGGTGGAGCTGGCTGAGGCCCCCACGGCGCTCCGGGAGGTCCTGGAGGACCGGGGGTACGAGTTCATCCTCCTGGACGTTCCCCCAAGCCTCTCCCCCATCACCCTGAACGCCCTGGCGGCGGCGGAAGGGGTAGTGGTACCGGTGCAGGCGGAGTACTACGCCCTGGAGGGGGTGGCGGGCCTTCTGGCCACCTTGGACGAGGTGCGGAGCCGAATCAACCCCTCCTTGCGCCTATTGGGCATCCTCATCACCATGTACGATGGCCGCACCCTGCTATCGCAACAGGTGGAGGCCCAGCTTCGGGCCCACTTCGGGGAGAAGGTGTTCTGGACGGTGGTGCCCCGCAACGTGCGCCTGGCGGAGGCCCCGAGCTTCGGGCGCACCATCGCCCAGCACGCCCCCACCTCCCCCGGGGCCCACGCCTACCGCCGCCTGGCCGAGGAGGTGATCGCCCGTGTCCAAGAAGGCTAG
- the rsmG gene encoding 16S rRNA (guanine(527)-N(7))-methyltransferase RsmG, translating into MGLSPEGVRLLLEGGKALGLDLGPHVPAFSHLYELLMEANRRVNLTALRTEAEVVGKHFLDSLTLLALPLWEGPWRVLDLGTGAGFPGLPLKIVRPELELTLLDATKKKVDFVAEAVAALGLKGVKAIWGRAEVLAHDPQHREAYHRVVARAVAPLCVLAELGLPFLALEGAMVAQKGPRVAEELDRLPQALPLLGGRMGEVRRLTLPYGGEERHLVVLSKEAPTPARYPRRPGLPEKHPLC; encoded by the coding sequence GTGGGCCTGAGCCCGGAGGGCGTTCGGCTTCTTCTGGAAGGGGGAAAGGCCCTGGGCCTGGACCTCGGCCCCCATGTGCCCGCCTTTTCCCACCTGTACGAGCTCCTGATGGAGGCCAACCGCCGGGTCAACCTCACCGCCTTGCGTACGGAGGCCGAGGTGGTGGGGAAGCACTTTCTGGACTCCCTCACCCTCCTGGCCTTGCCCCTGTGGGAGGGCCCTTGGCGCGTTCTAGACCTGGGCACGGGGGCGGGGTTCCCGGGCTTGCCGCTCAAGATCGTGCGCCCAGAACTGGAACTCACCCTTCTGGACGCTACGAAGAAGAAGGTGGACTTCGTGGCCGAGGCGGTGGCGGCCCTGGGCCTGAAAGGGGTCAAGGCGATTTGGGGCAGGGCGGAGGTCCTGGCCCATGACCCGCAACACCGGGAGGCCTACCACCGGGTGGTGGCCCGGGCGGTGGCCCCCTTGTGCGTGCTGGCGGAGTTGGGCCTTCCCTTTTTGGCCTTAGAAGGGGCCATGGTGGCCCAAAAGGGGCCCAGAGTGGCGGAGGAGCTGGACCGCCTGCCGCAAGCCCTTCCCCTCCTGGGCGGGCGCATGGGGGAGGTGCGGCGCCTTACCCTTCCCTACGGCGGGGAGGAGCGGCACCTGGTAGTCCTCTCTAAAGAAGCCCCCACTCCAGCCCGTTATCCCCGGCGTCCCGGCCTTCCCGAGAAGCATCCATTATGCTAA
- the mnmG gene encoding tRNA uridine-5-carboxymethylaminomethyl(34) synthesis enzyme MnmG translates to MRYDVVVVGGGHAGLEAAWAAAALGVRVALVTVNPERIGTMPCNPAVGGPGKSQLVAEVVALGGLMGRAADATAIHTRILNRSKGPAVQSLRVQVDRDLYALKAQEILAERPIEVLRGEVASLWLEGGRLLGVRTVDGRGIPAKAVVVAGGTFLGGVVWYGRRSRPAGRQGEPPARFLSQSLRAVGHTLRRFKTGTPPRIRADSVDFDSLEVVPPEVPPGSFTGNPGPYAAQLPTWQTRTTGKTHHLIRENLHLSPLYAGDIVGIGPRYCPSIEDKVVRFADKESHLLFVEPDGLATSEVYLQGFSSSLPPELQEEMVRSLPGFERAVIQRYAYAVEYDSLDPTELTRGLQSRFLPGLFAAGQVNGTSGYEEAAAQGLLAGLNAARFALGLPEVHLSRESGYIGVLVDDLVGRGTDEPYRMMTSRVELRLLCRADNADERLTPLAVAWGLRPKEDLGRVEAKYQRVAEELKRLEALRIEGVSGLHWLRRPENTYAALAERFPPPLPLSPEEAYQVEVRAKYAGYIERQERLRDKMRDLEAHPIPEGLDFPKVPGLSREAVEKLSRFRPRTVAEAARVPGIRDSDLTALLVHLRRLA, encoded by the coding sequence ATGAGGTACGACGTGGTGGTGGTTGGGGGAGGGCACGCCGGCCTCGAGGCCGCCTGGGCTGCGGCGGCCTTGGGGGTGCGGGTGGCCTTGGTCACGGTGAACCCGGAACGCATCGGCACCATGCCCTGCAACCCCGCGGTGGGGGGGCCGGGCAAGAGCCAGCTGGTGGCGGAGGTGGTGGCCCTGGGTGGGCTCATGGGCCGGGCGGCGGACGCCACCGCCATCCACACCCGGATCCTAAACCGCTCCAAGGGCCCTGCGGTGCAAAGCCTCAGGGTCCAGGTGGACCGGGACCTCTACGCCCTAAAGGCCCAGGAAATCCTGGCGGAAAGGCCTATAGAAGTCCTCAGGGGAGAGGTAGCCTCCCTTTGGCTGGAGGGGGGAAGGCTCCTTGGGGTGCGCACGGTGGACGGCCGGGGCATCCCCGCCAAGGCGGTGGTGGTGGCGGGGGGGACTTTCCTCGGCGGGGTGGTCTGGTACGGGCGGCGTTCCCGCCCAGCGGGAAGGCAGGGGGAGCCCCCGGCCCGCTTCCTCTCCCAAAGCCTGAGGGCGGTGGGCCACACCCTGCGCCGCTTCAAGACGGGCACGCCCCCCAGGATCCGGGCGGACTCCGTGGACTTTGACAGCTTGGAGGTGGTGCCCCCGGAGGTGCCCCCCGGGAGTTTCACGGGAAACCCCGGGCCCTACGCCGCCCAGCTTCCCACCTGGCAGACCCGGACCACCGGGAAAACCCACCACCTGATCCGGGAGAACCTCCACCTCTCCCCCCTGTACGCCGGGGACATCGTGGGCATCGGCCCCCGGTACTGCCCCTCCATCGAGGACAAGGTGGTGCGCTTTGCCGATAAAGAAAGCCACCTCCTTTTCGTGGAGCCGGACGGCCTTGCCACCAGCGAGGTTTACCTGCAGGGGTTTTCCTCTAGCCTCCCCCCCGAGCTCCAGGAGGAGATGGTGCGGAGCCTTCCTGGGTTTGAACGGGCGGTGATCCAGCGCTACGCCTACGCCGTGGAGTACGACAGCCTGGACCCCACGGAGCTCACCCGGGGGCTTCAGTCCCGCTTTCTCCCGGGGCTTTTCGCCGCCGGCCAGGTGAACGGTACCTCGGGCTACGAGGAGGCGGCGGCCCAGGGGCTCTTGGCGGGCCTCAACGCCGCCCGTTTTGCCCTGGGCCTTCCCGAGGTGCACCTTTCCCGGGAAAGCGGCTACATTGGCGTCCTGGTGGACGACCTGGTGGGCCGGGGCACGGACGAGCCCTACCGGATGATGACCTCCCGGGTGGAGCTCCGCCTCCTTTGCCGGGCGGACAACGCCGACGAGCGCCTGACTCCCCTGGCGGTGGCCTGGGGCCTCAGGCCCAAGGAGGACCTGGGGCGGGTGGAGGCCAAGTACCAGCGGGTGGCGGAGGAGCTCAAGCGCCTCGAGGCCTTGCGCATAGAGGGGGTGAGCGGCCTCCATTGGCTCAGGCGGCCGGAAAATACCTATGCGGCGTTGGCGGAGCGCTTCCCCCCGCCCCTGCCCCTGAGCCCCGAGGAGGCTTACCAGGTGGAGGTGCGGGCCAAGTACGCCGGCTACATCGAGCGGCAGGAAAGGCTTAGGGACAAGATGCGGGACCTCGAGGCCCACCCCATCCCCGAGGGCCTGGACTTCCCTAAGGTGCCCGGCCTTTCCCGGGAGGCGGTGGAGAAGCTTTCCCGCTTCCGCCCCCGGACTGTGGCCGAGGCGGCTCGGGTACCGGGAATTCGCGACTCCGACCTGACCGCCTTGCTGGTGCACCTGCGGAGGCTCGCCTGA
- the dnaA gene encoding chromosomal replication initiator protein DnaA: MTHEAVWQHVLEHIRRNITEVEYHTWFERIRPLGIRDGVLELAVPTSFALDWIRRHYAELIQEGLSLLGAQAPRFELKVVPGNPVQEDIFQAAPSPEPVQPKLNPKYTFENFVVGPNNSMAHAAAVAVAESPGRAYNPLFIYGGVGLGKTHLMHAVGHSVAKRFPHLKIEYVSTETFTNELINAIREDRMTEFRERYRSVDLLLVDDIQFIAGKERTQEEFFHTFNALYEAHKQIILSSDRPPKDILTLEARLRSRFEWGLITDIQPPDLETRIAILKMNAEQRGLRVSEEVLEYIARQVTSNIRELEGALMRAIAYASLNGVELTRAVAAKALSDIFAPREVEVDPQEIVRKVAEHFALRPEDLVGGGRRKEVVLPRQIAMFLVRELTRASLPEIGQLFGGRDHTTVLYAIQKIQELAESDREVQSLLRRLKEVLV, from the coding sequence TTGACCCACGAGGCCGTTTGGCAACACGTCCTGGAGCACATCCGCCGCAACATCACCGAGGTGGAGTACCACACCTGGTTTGAGCGGATCCGCCCCTTGGGCATCCGGGACGGGGTCTTGGAGCTGGCCGTGCCTACCTCCTTCGCCCTGGACTGGATCCGCCGCCACTACGCCGAGCTCATCCAAGAGGGCCTCAGCCTCCTGGGCGCCCAGGCCCCGCGGTTCGAGCTCAAGGTGGTGCCGGGGAACCCAGTGCAGGAGGACATCTTCCAGGCCGCCCCCTCCCCCGAGCCCGTCCAACCCAAGCTCAACCCCAAGTACACCTTCGAGAACTTCGTGGTGGGGCCCAACAACTCCATGGCCCACGCCGCGGCGGTGGCAGTGGCCGAGTCCCCGGGACGGGCCTATAACCCCCTCTTCATCTACGGGGGGGTGGGCCTGGGCAAGACCCACCTGATGCACGCCGTGGGCCATTCCGTGGCCAAGCGCTTCCCCCACCTGAAGATCGAATACGTCTCCACGGAAACCTTCACCAACGAGCTCATCAACGCCATCCGCGAGGACCGGATGACGGAGTTCCGCGAGCGCTACCGCTCCGTGGACCTCCTCCTGGTGGACGATATCCAGTTCATCGCCGGAAAGGAGCGCACCCAGGAGGAGTTCTTCCACACCTTTAACGCCCTCTACGAGGCCCACAAGCAGATCATCCTCTCCTCCGACCGCCCCCCCAAGGACATCCTCACCCTCGAGGCCCGCCTGCGGAGCCGCTTTGAGTGGGGCCTCATCACCGACATCCAACCCCCGGACTTGGAAACCCGCATCGCCATCCTGAAGATGAACGCCGAGCAGCGGGGCCTACGGGTGAGCGAGGAGGTCTTGGAGTACATCGCCCGCCAGGTAACCTCCAACATCCGGGAACTGGAAGGGGCCCTCATGCGGGCCATCGCCTACGCCTCGCTAAACGGGGTGGAGCTCACCCGGGCCGTGGCCGCCAAGGCCCTTTCCGACATCTTCGCCCCCCGAGAGGTGGAGGTGGACCCCCAGGAGATCGTGCGCAAGGTGGCGGAGCACTTTGCCCTTCGCCCCGAGGACCTGGTGGGGGGCGGGCGGCGGAAGGAAGTGGTGCTCCCGCGGCAGATCGCCATGTTTTTGGTGCGGGAGCTCACCCGCGCCTCCTTGCCCGAAATCGGCCAGCTCTTCGGCGGACGCGACCACACCACGGTGCTCTACGCCATCCAGAAGATCCAAGAGCTAGCGGAAAGCGACCGGGAGGTGCAAAGCCTCCTCCGCCGCCTCAAGGAGGTCCTGGTATGA
- the dnaN gene encoding DNA polymerase III subunit beta — protein MRVTLPKNLLAERLSFLERVIPSRSSNPLFTYLGLALGQDALVLFGSNGEVDLEASLPAEVQGEGRYLVPAQPFFQLVRSLPGEWVELVLGNDLELASGSFRTRLALAPTEGYPELSFPEPTPSEVYPWQTTLPVEEFLRALTHVRYAASHEEYRAIFRGVQLEFSEKGVRSVASDGYRLALYQLHRPQPFQKKAVVPARSVDEVARVLKGVGASEVVLALGPGTLGLAAQEGEGWVRLAVKLMEGEFPDYERVIPKEFPLKATLEAEAFREALRRVSVLADRQNHRVDLFFQEDRVLLSAEGDYGKGQEELPVALEGTPLAVAYNARYLLEALGPVAGQAALWLSGPTSPSLIRPAEEGSGYQAVVVPLRV, from the coding sequence ATGCGTGTAACCCTTCCCAAAAACCTGTTGGCCGAACGCCTTTCCTTCCTGGAAAGGGTCATCCCCTCCCGCAGCTCCAACCCCCTTTTCACCTACTTGGGCCTGGCCTTGGGCCAAGACGCCTTGGTGCTCTTTGGGAGCAACGGGGAGGTGGACCTCGAGGCCAGTCTCCCCGCCGAGGTCCAGGGGGAGGGGCGCTACCTTGTCCCGGCCCAACCCTTCTTCCAGCTGGTGCGGAGCCTTCCCGGGGAGTGGGTGGAGCTCGTTTTAGGTAACGATTTGGAGCTGGCCTCGGGGAGCTTCCGCACCCGGCTTGCCCTTGCCCCCACCGAGGGCTACCCAGAGCTTTCCTTCCCCGAGCCCACCCCATCCGAGGTGTACCCGTGGCAGACCACCCTGCCCGTGGAGGAGTTTCTAAGGGCCCTAACCCACGTGCGCTACGCCGCCAGCCACGAGGAGTACCGGGCCATCTTCCGCGGGGTGCAGCTGGAGTTTTCCGAGAAGGGCGTTCGCAGCGTGGCCTCGGACGGCTACCGCCTCGCCCTCTACCAGCTCCATAGGCCCCAGCCGTTCCAAAAGAAGGCGGTGGTGCCTGCCCGCAGCGTGGACGAGGTGGCCCGGGTCCTCAAGGGGGTGGGGGCTTCGGAGGTGGTCCTGGCCCTTGGCCCCGGCACCTTGGGCCTGGCGGCCCAGGAGGGGGAGGGGTGGGTGCGCCTGGCGGTGAAGCTCATGGAAGGGGAGTTCCCCGATTACGAGCGGGTGATCCCCAAGGAGTTCCCCCTGAAGGCTACCCTCGAGGCCGAGGCCTTCCGCGAGGCTTTGCGACGGGTGAGCGTCCTGGCGGATCGGCAGAACCACCGGGTGGACCTCTTCTTCCAAGAGGACCGGGTCCTCCTTTCCGCCGAAGGGGATTACGGCAAGGGGCAGGAGGAGCTTCCCGTGGCCCTGGAGGGCACGCCCCTAGCGGTGGCCTACAACGCCCGCTACCTCTTGGAGGCCTTGGGTCCCGTGGCGGGCCAGGCGGCCCTGTGGCTTTCCGGGCCCACCAGCCCAAGCCTTATTCGCCCGGCGGAGGAGGGCTCGGGGTACCAGGCGGTGGTGGTCCCCCTAAGGGTGTAA
- the eno gene encoding phosphopyruvate hydratase gives MTTIVSVRAREVLDSRGFPTVEAEVELEGGALGRAMVPSGASTGTHEALELRDGGRRYLGKGVRRAVENIVERIAPELIGRDALDQEGVDRAMLELDGTPNKANLGANAILAVSLATARAAAEALGLPLYRYLGGVQGVVLPVPLMNVINGGKHADNRLDFQEFMLVPAGAESFAEALRIGAEVFHTLKGVLRERGYSTNVGDEGGFAPDLKRNEEAVELLLLAIERAGYTPGEEVSLALDPAASEFYRDGKYHLEGEGKVLSSEEMVAFWASWVEKYPIRSIEDGLAEDDWEGWRLLTETLGNRVQLVGDDLFVTNPERLRQGIERGVANAILVKVNQIGTLSETLEAIRLAQRSGYRAVISHRSGETEDSFIADLAVAVNAGQIKTGSLSRSDRLAKYNQLLRLEEALGQAARYLGYGAF, from the coding sequence ATGACCACGATCGTGAGCGTAAGAGCGCGGGAGGTGTTGGACTCCAGGGGCTTTCCCACGGTGGAGGCCGAGGTGGAGCTGGAAGGGGGGGCCCTGGGGCGGGCCATGGTGCCCTCCGGGGCCTCCACGGGCACCCACGAGGCCTTGGAGCTTCGGGACGGAGGGCGGCGCTACCTGGGCAAGGGGGTGCGCCGGGCGGTGGAGAACATTGTAGAGCGCATTGCCCCCGAGCTCATCGGCCGCGATGCCTTGGACCAGGAGGGGGTGGACCGGGCCATGTTGGAGCTAGACGGCACCCCCAACAAGGCCAACCTGGGGGCGAACGCTATCCTGGCCGTTTCCTTGGCCACCGCCCGGGCGGCGGCGGAGGCCTTGGGGCTTCCCCTGTACCGCTATTTGGGGGGGGTGCAAGGGGTGGTCCTGCCCGTCCCCCTCATGAACGTGATCAACGGGGGGAAGCATGCGGACAACCGCCTGGACTTCCAGGAGTTCATGCTGGTCCCCGCAGGGGCGGAAAGCTTCGCCGAGGCCTTGAGGATTGGGGCCGAAGTCTTCCACACCCTGAAGGGGGTCCTGCGGGAGCGGGGCTACAGCACCAACGTGGGGGACGAGGGCGGCTTCGCCCCCGACCTGAAGCGGAACGAGGAGGCGGTGGAGCTCTTGCTCCTCGCCATCGAGCGGGCGGGGTACACCCCGGGGGAGGAGGTTTCCCTGGCCTTAGACCCGGCGGCGAGCGAGTTTTACCGGGACGGAAAATACCACCTGGAAGGGGAGGGGAAGGTCCTCTCCTCCGAGGAAATGGTGGCCTTCTGGGCCTCCTGGGTGGAGAAGTACCCCATCCGTTCCATCGAGGACGGCCTGGCCGAGGACGACTGGGAGGGGTGGCGGCTTCTCACCGAAACCCTGGGCAACCGGGTGCAGCTGGTGGGGGACGACCTTTTCGTCACCAACCCCGAACGGTTGCGCCAGGGCATTGAACGGGGGGTGGCCAACGCCATCCTGGTGAAGGTGAACCAAATCGGTACCCTTTCCGAGACCCTCGAGGCCATTCGCCTGGCGCAGCGCTCCGGGTACCGGGCGGTGATCAGCCACCGCTCCGGGGAAACCGAAGACAGCTTCATCGCTGATTTGGCGGTGGCGGTGAACGCCGGCCAGATCAAGACGGGCTCCCTTTCCCGCTCCGACCGCCTGGCCAAGTACAACCAACTCCTGCGCCTCGAGGAGGCCCTGGGCCAGGCGGCCCGTTACCTAGGCTATGGGGCTTTTTAA
- the pyk gene encoding pyruvate kinase has product MGLFKRTKIVATLGPASSTKEVIRALAEAGVDVFRLNFSHGTPEDHKKRVALVREVEKELGKTLAILQDLQGPKIRVGRFKQGRVELKAGQPFILTRKPVEGDETQVSLTYRGLPEDVVPGQILLLDDGRIRLRVERVVGDEIHTVVEVGGVLSDHKGINVPGADLSIPALSEKDIQDLALGAELGVDWVAVSFVRTRDDLLLARHYLSRYGSRAKLMAKIEKPSAVQRFEEILEEADGVMVARGDLGVEMPLEEVPIVQKRLILRSLAAGKPVITATQMLESMVHNPSPTRAEASDVANAIFDGSDAVMLSAETAAGAYPVEAVAMMARIAKAVESSPEFLQKLNVLRPAPTPTTQDAIAQAADDIVEAVGARAIVVFTATGGSARRVARTRPQVPILALTPNPEVKRQLALVWGVLPHLAPDPQDTDDMVRIALREVKALGLAQVGERVVIAAGVPFGVRGTTNLIRVERVS; this is encoded by the coding sequence ATGGGGCTTTTTAAGCGCACCAAGATCGTGGCCACCTTGGGGCCCGCCTCCAGCACCAAAGAGGTGATCCGGGCCCTGGCGGAGGCGGGGGTGGACGTCTTCCGCCTCAACTTTAGCCACGGGACCCCCGAGGACCACAAGAAGCGGGTGGCCCTGGTGCGGGAGGTGGAAAAGGAACTGGGCAAGACCCTGGCCATCCTCCAGGACCTGCAAGGCCCCAAGATCCGCGTGGGCCGCTTTAAGCAAGGGCGGGTGGAGCTCAAGGCCGGCCAGCCCTTCATCCTCACCCGGAAGCCCGTGGAGGGGGACGAAACCCAGGTTTCCCTCACCTACCGCGGCCTTCCCGAGGACGTGGTCCCGGGTCAGATCCTGCTCCTGGACGACGGCAGGATCCGCCTGCGGGTAGAAAGGGTAGTGGGGGACGAGATCCACACCGTGGTGGAGGTGGGGGGCGTCCTCTCCGACCACAAGGGGATCAACGTCCCCGGGGCCGACCTCTCCATCCCCGCCCTCTCGGAAAAGGACATCCAGGACCTGGCTCTGGGGGCGGAGCTCGGGGTGGACTGGGTGGCGGTCTCCTTCGTGCGCACCCGGGACGACCTCCTCCTCGCCCGGCACTACCTTTCCCGCTACGGCTCCCGGGCCAAGCTCATGGCCAAGATTGAGAAACCCTCCGCGGTGCAGCGCTTTGAGGAGATCCTGGAGGAGGCGGACGGCGTCATGGTGGCCCGGGGGGACCTGGGGGTGGAGATGCCCTTGGAGGAGGTCCCCATCGTGCAAAAGCGCCTTATCCTCCGCTCGCTCGCTGCAGGGAAGCCGGTGATCACCGCCACCCAGATGCTGGAGTCCATGGTGCACAACCCAAGCCCTACCCGGGCCGAGGCCTCCGATGTGGCCAACGCCATCTTTGACGGCTCGGATGCGGTGATGCTCTCGGCGGAAACCGCCGCTGGGGCCTACCCGGTGGAGGCGGTGGCCATGATGGCCCGTATCGCCAAGGCGGTGGAGTCTTCTCCAGAGTTTTTGCAAAAACTCAACGTCCTGCGCCCGGCTCCCACCCCCACCACCCAGGACGCCATCGCCCAGGCGGCGGACGACATCGTGGAGGCGGTGGGGGCCCGGGCCATCGTGGTCTTCACCGCCACTGGGGGGTCCGCCCGGCGCGTGGCCCGCACCCGGCCCCAGGTGCCCATCCTGGCCCTCACCCCCAATCCCGAGGTGAAGCGGCAGCTGGCCTTGGTCTGGGGCGTCTTGCCCCATCTGGCCCCAGACCCTCAGGACACGGACGATATGGTGCGCATCGCTCTGCGGGAGGTGAAGGCCTTGGGCCTCGCCCAGGTGGGGGAGCGGGTGGTCATCGCCGCGGGGGTGCCCTTTGGGGTGCGGGGGACCACCAACCTGATCCGGGTGGAAAGGGTGAGCTAA
- a CDS encoding cytochrome c: MKRLLPVLLAFGLLALGQSPGAKLYSANCQSCHQATGQGIPGAFPPLTHLDKVVQAKGGREYLIRVVLYGLQGPLSVEGKTYNGVMPPFRQLKDQEVADLLNHVLTTFAKSKAKPITAGEVKAERAKPLSPQDVLKSRPPVK; encoded by the coding sequence ATGAAGCGGCTCCTGCCCGTTCTCCTCGCCTTCGGGCTCCTGGCCCTGGGCCAAAGCCCGGGGGCCAAGCTGTATTCCGCCAACTGCCAAAGCTGCCACCAAGCCACGGGCCAGGGCATCCCCGGAGCCTTCCCACCCCTCACCCATCTGGACAAGGTGGTCCAGGCCAAGGGGGGCCGGGAATACCTCATCCGGGTAGTCCTCTATGGCCTCCAGGGTCCCTTGAGCGTGGAGGGCAAGACCTATAACGGGGTCATGCCTCCCTTCCGGCAGCTAAAGGACCAGGAGGTGGCGGACCTCCTCAACCATGTCCTCACCACCTTCGCCAAGTCCAAGGCCAAGCCCATCACCGCAGGAGAGGTGAAGGCAGAGCGGGCCAAGCCCCTCTCCCCGCAAGACGTGCTCAAGTCCCGTCCCCCGGTCAAGTAA
- a CDS encoding TIGR04053 family radical SAM/SPASM domain-containing protein produces MKPDLDRFPLLVAWEMTRACLLACQHCRASAVPDPLPDELSTEEGLKLLRELATYTPKPILLPTGGDPLARPDPFLLLEEAQRLGLKVGITPAVTPRLTREVVARFQALGVHQMAISLDGASPESHDGFRGVPGTFALALKALTWAKEVGLMTQVNTTVTRRTAKELPGIAEILAEQGVATWEVFFLVPVGRGALLEQLSPQEYEEVMHLLYELSRRYPFKVRTTEGPMFRRVALERRRREGGEDGALVGEGRGLHLSDGFGFVFVAANGEVYPSGFLPLSAGNVRQRPLLDIYQNSPLFQELRNKTLLKGKCGVCEYRELCGGSRARAYAETGDYLAADPRCAYVPRAGGQMPLA; encoded by the coding sequence ATGAAGCCCGACCTCGACCGCTTTCCCCTCCTGGTGGCCTGGGAGATGACCCGGGCCTGCCTCCTCGCCTGCCAGCACTGCCGGGCCTCCGCCGTGCCCGATCCCCTACCCGACGAGCTTTCCACCGAAGAGGGCCTCAAGCTCCTCCGGGAACTCGCCACCTACACCCCCAAGCCCATCCTCCTCCCCACCGGGGGCGACCCCCTGGCCCGCCCCGACCCCTTCCTCCTCTTGGAAGAAGCCCAGCGCCTGGGGCTTAAGGTGGGGATCACCCCCGCCGTGACGCCCAGGCTCACCCGGGAGGTGGTGGCCCGCTTCCAAGCCCTTGGCGTCCACCAGATGGCCATCTCCCTGGACGGGGCAAGCCCCGAGTCCCACGACGGCTTCCGCGGGGTGCCGGGCACCTTCGCCTTGGCCCTAAAAGCCCTCACCTGGGCCAAGGAGGTGGGGCTCATGACCCAGGTGAACACCACCGTTACCCGGCGCACCGCCAAGGAACTCCCCGGCATCGCCGAGATCCTGGCGGAACAGGGCGTGGCCACCTGGGAGGTCTTCTTCTTGGTGCCCGTGGGCCGGGGCGCCTTGCTGGAGCAGCTCTCCCCACAGGAGTACGAGGAGGTGATGCACCTCCTTTACGAGCTCTCCCGCCGCTACCCCTTCAAGGTCCGCACCACGGAGGGCCCCATGTTCCGCCGGGTAGCCCTGGAACGCCGGCGAAGGGAAGGGGGCGAGGATGGGGCCTTAGTGGGGGAAGGGCGGGGCCTCCACCTCTCCGATGGCTTCGGCTTCGTCTTCGTGGCCGCCAACGGGGAGGTCTATCCTTCGGGCTTCCTGCCCTTATCGGCGGGCAACGTGCGGCAACGGCCGCTTCTGGATATTTACCAAAACAGCCCCCTATTCCAGGAGTTGCGCAACAAAACCCTCCTCAAGGGCAAATGCGGGGTCTGCGAGTACCGGGAGCTTTGCGGGGGTAGCCGGGCCCGGGCCTATGCGGAAACCGGGGATTACCTGGCGGCAGACCCCCGTTGCGCCTACGTCCCACGAGCTGGGGGACAAATGCCCCTGGCCTAG